The Streptomyces sp. NBC_00440 genome contains a region encoding:
- a CDS encoding YbaB/EbfC family nucleoid-associated protein yields the protein MGNGFQEQLDEMMGKLAEHRDSLLATQRELAKYTVTVQSKDRLLTVVAGAQGDVREIKFHTDAYRDMAPAELGAALVEVIGKAREQAGQKVRETMSPFQGAGAAMRKSMTGGSEFDDLMGPLREMWPGPEGPGGTPGAGRNGTGKGKGGTSGG from the coding sequence ATGGGTAACGGATTCCAGGAACAGCTCGACGAGATGATGGGAAAGCTCGCCGAGCACCGCGATTCCCTCCTCGCGACCCAGCGGGAGCTGGCCAAGTACACGGTCACCGTGCAGTCGAAGGACCGGTTGCTGACGGTCGTCGCGGGCGCCCAGGGCGACGTGCGGGAGATCAAGTTCCATACGGACGCGTACCGCGACATGGCGCCTGCCGAGTTGGGCGCGGCGTTGGTCGAGGTCATCGGCAAGGCCAGGGAGCAGGCCGGGCAGAAGGTCCGCGAGACCATGTCGCCGTTCCAGGGGGCGGGCGCCGCCATGCGCAAGTCGATGACGGGCGGCAGCGAATTCGACGACCTGATGGGTCCGTTGCGGGAGATGTGGCCGGGCCCCGAGGGGCCGGGCGGCACACCGGGCGCCGGGCGGAACGGCACGGGCAAGGGGAAGGGCGGTACCTCGGGTGGCTGA
- a CDS encoding WXG100 family type VII secretion target has translation MADVTLEVQRANAAIDDMVKANTDMVNALQELLSQLGPLKASFSGQTAAVYEDFQNQANTAIQTMNAQFGTGQQALKEMVDGQVAGDKRGSGMF, from the coding sequence ATGGCGGACGTCACACTCGAAGTCCAGCGTGCCAACGCGGCCATCGACGACATGGTCAAGGCCAACACGGACATGGTGAACGCGCTCCAGGAACTGCTCAGTCAGCTCGGCCCGCTCAAGGCGTCCTTCTCCGGTCAGACCGCGGCGGTGTACGAGGACTTCCAGAACCAGGCCAACACCGCCATCCAGACGATGAACGCCCAGTTCGGCACCGGCCAGCAGGCCCTGAAGGAAATGGTCGACGGGCAGGTCGCGGGTGACAAGCGCGGCTCAGGGATGTTCTGA
- the eccB gene encoding type VII secretion protein EccB, whose amino-acid sequence MQSRRDQVQAHLFVMGRLSSGMQRAEPDAPDTPTARTWRGIIWGLLAACLAALVTTLYGLISPGGATSWRTDGALVVVKDSGARYVYVGGTLHPVLNEASARLLAGDKLSVQQVAAASLGDTPRGTPLGIVGAPDGLPKGSLDRGTWSVCAGRKDTGTGGTSTVTSAVIGAEPGGNGLGAKDGVLVSSPHGGVQLLWQGRRFAVDTKHGAAAALGWAGTTAPYPVGDAFLASLVAGPDLAAPEVPGRGGAGPRLAGAASRTGQLFTGDGGQHYLLRKDGLVPLTDTLHRLLLGDPRTQAQAYGGAAVRERAVGPADLAAHQVPASAGAALAADLPATAPHPVSATAGQDVCARVAPSGSGHTTTVALVDATQVPGGAPDAEPGVRAGCLAADRVWVRPGSGALVTAHSTAGTGSTRYLVTDAGAAYPVPGDDALKQLGYPVSESVQLPAPLLDLLPTGPSLDPQALARGGIVGAGQPTAEGTGKERVAGTPNQSNERCSNN is encoded by the coding sequence ATGCAGTCCAGGCGTGACCAGGTCCAGGCCCATTTGTTCGTCATGGGCCGGCTCTCCTCCGGTATGCAGCGCGCCGAACCGGACGCACCCGACACCCCGACCGCCCGGACCTGGCGCGGGATCATCTGGGGCCTGCTGGCCGCCTGTCTCGCCGCGCTGGTCACGACGTTGTACGGCCTGATCTCGCCCGGCGGCGCGACGTCCTGGCGCACCGACGGCGCACTGGTGGTGGTCAAGGACTCGGGGGCCCGGTACGTCTACGTCGGCGGCACGCTGCACCCCGTACTGAACGAGGCGTCGGCGCGGCTGCTGGCCGGGGACAAGCTGTCCGTCCAGCAGGTCGCAGCGGCCTCCCTCGGGGACACTCCGCGCGGGACGCCGCTCGGCATCGTGGGTGCGCCCGACGGGCTGCCGAAGGGCTCGCTCGACCGGGGCACCTGGTCGGTCTGTGCGGGCCGCAAGGACACCGGAACCGGCGGCACCAGCACGGTCACCTCCGCGGTGATCGGTGCCGAACCGGGCGGCAACGGACTGGGCGCCAAGGACGGCGTACTGGTGTCGTCACCCCATGGAGGGGTCCAACTCCTCTGGCAGGGAAGGCGGTTCGCGGTCGACACCAAGCACGGTGCGGCTGCGGCGCTCGGCTGGGCGGGGACCACCGCCCCGTACCCGGTCGGCGACGCCTTCCTCGCCTCGCTGGTGGCCGGGCCCGACCTGGCGGCCCCCGAGGTGCCGGGCCGTGGCGGGGCGGGTCCGCGGCTGGCGGGTGCGGCGAGCCGGACCGGCCAGCTGTTCACCGGCGACGGCGGCCAGCACTATCTGCTGCGCAAGGACGGGCTCGTACCGCTGACGGACACCCTGCACCGGCTGCTGCTCGGCGACCCGCGCACCCAGGCGCAGGCGTACGGCGGCGCCGCAGTGCGCGAACGCGCGGTGGGCCCGGCCGACCTGGCCGCCCATCAGGTCCCGGCGTCGGCAGGTGCGGCGCTCGCCGCCGACCTGCCCGCGACCGCACCGCATCCGGTGTCGGCCACCGCAGGTCAGGACGTGTGCGCCCGGGTCGCTCCCAGCGGCTCCGGGCACACCACGACGGTGGCACTGGTCGACGCCACACAGGTGCCGGGCGGGGCGCCGGACGCCGAACCGGGTGTACGAGCCGGGTGCCTGGCCGCGGACCGGGTCTGGGTGCGACCGGGCTCGGGCGCCCTGGTGACGGCCCACTCCACGGCGGGCACCGGTTCCACCCGTTATCTGGTCACTGATGCGGGCGCCGCGTACCCGGTGCCCGGCGACGATGCGCTCAAGCAGCTCGGCTACCCGGTGAGCGAGTCGGTACAGCTGCCCGCGCCGCTGCTGGACCTGCTGCCGACCGGACCGAGTCTCGACCCGCAGGCGCTGGCGCGGGGCGGAATAGTAGGGGCCGGCCAGCCCACTGCGGAAGGTACCGGTAAGGAAAGAGTTGCAGGCACCCCGAATCAATCCAATGAACGATGCAGCAACAATTGA
- the eccD gene encoding type VII secretion integral membrane protein EccD: MSDTTVGLCRIAVRAPENSYELGVPVDVPLADLIPVLVEYAGGEPHEQGAAHGGWTLQRLGAAPLDEEGTPQSLELRDGETLYLRARHETLPEVDFDDLVDGIGETLRARPDTWRPALTRRLLIGLAVAGLTAALFTVALPGPTGWRAAAAAVLAVLLLAGATAASRAVGDAGAGAALGLMAVPHLALAGALLPTAGHGESVFGPRLLAGGAAAAGAAVLALAAVGAFAPLFLGAFTVALFAAVGGIVCAGGVPLSHTAGYLAVGAVATGSFVPGLAFRLAGLRLPPLPSSADELQEGIEPFEAERVRVRARSADAYATGCSAALGLILAGCVTALLTGPESDGWPAPVLAVTLGLLLLLHTRTVGGAWQRLVMAVPGAYALVLAACTDAVGTGLPGRLEVTGILTAAAAVTVIAAWTVPGRRLVPYWGRAADMLHSLTALVLLPLALLLAGVFGTLRGIWG, encoded by the coding sequence GTGAGCGACACCACCGTCGGATTGTGCCGAATAGCCGTAAGAGCGCCTGAAAATTCCTATGAGTTGGGCGTACCGGTCGACGTACCGCTGGCCGACCTCATCCCCGTCCTCGTCGAGTACGCCGGCGGGGAGCCGCACGAGCAGGGCGCCGCCCATGGCGGCTGGACCCTCCAGCGGCTGGGCGCCGCCCCCCTGGACGAGGAAGGGACCCCGCAGTCGCTGGAGTTGCGCGACGGCGAGACGCTGTACCTGCGGGCCCGTCACGAGACGCTTCCCGAAGTCGACTTCGATGATCTGGTCGACGGAATCGGCGAGACGCTGCGGGCCCGGCCCGACACCTGGCGTCCCGCGCTGACCAGACGGCTGCTGATCGGTCTTGCCGTGGCCGGTCTGACGGCGGCTCTGTTCACCGTCGCGCTGCCCGGCCCCACCGGCTGGCGGGCCGCCGCTGCCGCCGTACTCGCCGTACTGCTGCTCGCCGGGGCCACGGCCGCGTCGCGCGCTGTCGGGGACGCGGGGGCGGGCGCTGCTCTCGGGCTGATGGCCGTGCCCCATCTGGCGCTGGCCGGGGCGCTGTTGCCGACCGCCGGGCACGGCGAGTCCGTGTTCGGGCCGCGGCTGCTGGCAGGCGGCGCTGCCGCGGCGGGCGCCGCGGTCCTCGCGCTGGCCGCGGTCGGCGCGTTCGCCCCGCTGTTCCTGGGGGCCTTCACCGTCGCCCTGTTCGCTGCGGTCGGCGGCATCGTCTGCGCGGGCGGTGTGCCGCTGTCGCACACCGCCGGCTATCTCGCGGTGGGCGCGGTCGCCACCGGAAGCTTCGTACCGGGTCTGGCCTTCCGCCTGGCCGGGCTGCGGCTGCCACCACTGCCGTCCAGCGCCGACGAACTCCAGGAGGGCATCGAGCCCTTCGAGGCCGAGCGGGTCCGGGTGCGTGCCCGGTCCGCCGACGCCTACGCCACCGGCTGCTCCGCCGCGCTGGGGCTGATCCTCGCGGGCTGTGTGACGGCGCTGCTCACCGGGCCCGAATCCGACGGCTGGCCGGCGCCGGTCCTCGCGGTGACGCTCGGCCTGCTGCTGCTGCTGCACACCCGGACCGTCGGCGGTGCCTGGCAGCGTCTGGTCATGGCGGTGCCCGGGGCGTACGCCCTGGTACTCGCGGCCTGCACGGACGCGGTCGGTACCGGCCTGCCGGGGCGGCTGGAGGTCACCGGCATCCTGACGGCCGCAGCGGCGGTCACGGTGATCGCCGCCTGGACCGTGCCCGGCCGCAGGCTGGTGCCGTACTGGGGGCGCGCGGCCGACATGCTGCACAGCCTGACGGCGCTCGTGCTTCTGCCGCTCGCACTGCTGCTGGCCGGGGTGTTCGGCACGCTGCGCGGCATCTGGGGCTGA
- the eccCa gene encoding type VII secretion protein EccCa: MSTVTFRRPPRRPGPQLPQGELTLQEPPALPESQSAMSGVITYLPMALSSLGMVLIFIRPGESSGILMWVAIGMMLLSAVGMLISQFIRAAGDRKRRLRGERRDYLRYLATSRRRIRKAIDEQRRADAWHHPEPGSLVSLVRGGRLWERRTTHEDFAEIRVATGTRQLALTLNPLSTKPVEDLEPLCAHALRRFIRAYSTVPGQPIAVRMRSFARVILLSGSKAGEETGPHGADAAATAARNLETARGAARAMVGQLAVLHAPEDLAVVVVADGGAIPDWEWVKWLPHAQHPSDTDGAGTSRLVAEAVSELEPLLGEEFGGRPAFEPGAEPSRDEPYTVIVLDTAAVPAGARIAGPGYRNALVLDVRGALDGASARGTLRFRVTPDELSMVTTDPDGKTAETPVGRPETLGPRAARALAAAVAPYRLGATARSEQPLQEDMELTGLLGIHDLHSADLTRLHERRASGDRLRVPVGLAADGSQVVLDIKESAQGGMGPHGMLIGATGSGKSELLRTLVLGLALTHSSETLNFVLVDFKGGATFLGLDRLPHTSAVITNLADEVALVDRMRDALHGELMRRQELLRRAGNYASLLEYEKAREGGADLAPLPTLFVVVDEFSELLAAHRDFLDLFVMIGRLGRSLGVHLLLASQRLDEGRIHQLESHLSYRVGLRTFSAMESRGVLGVPDAYELPPQPGSGLLKNDVGTLTRFKAAFVSGPYRVVRPAVRQAVVAGQVVPFQAGWVPPRQLPKSEVEPEGAPAETAPADEATASLLTIAVERLEDSGPHAHQVWLPPLAEPPTLDLLLPPPGSPEARRPLTVPVGIVDRPFDQRRDELTADLSGAGGHVGIAGGPQSGKSTLVRTLITAVARTHTPREVQFYCLDLGGGGLSALSGLPHVGGVTGRLDPERLLRTVAEITALIARRERQFADHGLASMADFRRKRAAGEFADDAYGDVFLVVDGWSTIRQDFMDLVPTFTLIASRGLNFGVHLIIAATRWGEIGSALRDQLGTRFELRLGDPVDSAINMRAAATVPKIPGRGLTDERLHFLAALPRIDGEPSVDTLSDGVDALVRETAAAWDGPKAPPVRMLPLTLPASELPEPDGDLRVPIGLRDVQLDTFRHDFEENPHLVVVGDAESGKTNLLAMVCEAVTRRYGPGEARVMVTDYRRRLAGAVPEPYRLGYAVGPAQLQEMVSGSARAMADRVPGPDIAPERLAKRDWWKGPRLFVVIDDYELIGSGGPDPFAPLLPYLAQGTEVGLHVIVARSANGASRSMMTDQLLRRLVEANTPVLQLSCPPTEGQIITGTKPRLLPPGRGLYITRRSTVQVQTALRDERAEREAGE, translated from the coding sequence TTGAGCACCGTCACGTTCAGGCGCCCCCCGCGCCGGCCGGGCCCGCAGCTGCCGCAGGGCGAGCTGACCCTCCAGGAACCACCCGCACTGCCCGAGTCCCAGAGCGCCATGAGCGGCGTCATCACCTATCTGCCCATGGCGCTGAGCTCGCTCGGCATGGTACTGATCTTCATCAGGCCCGGCGAGAGCAGCGGCATCCTGATGTGGGTCGCCATCGGGATGATGCTGCTGTCCGCGGTCGGCATGCTCATCAGCCAGTTCATCCGCGCGGCCGGAGACCGCAAACGGCGGCTGCGCGGCGAACGGCGCGACTACCTGCGCTACCTGGCCACCAGCCGCCGCCGTATCCGCAAGGCCATCGACGAGCAGCGGCGCGCCGATGCCTGGCACCACCCCGAGCCCGGTTCGCTCGTCTCGCTGGTGCGCGGCGGGCGGCTCTGGGAACGCCGCACCACTCATGAGGACTTCGCCGAGATCCGGGTCGCCACCGGCACCCGTCAGCTCGCGCTCACCCTCAACCCGCTCTCCACCAAGCCCGTCGAAGACCTCGAACCGCTCTGCGCACACGCGCTGCGCCGCTTCATCCGGGCGTACTCGACGGTGCCGGGGCAGCCGATCGCCGTCCGGATGCGCTCCTTCGCCCGGGTGATCCTGCTGTCCGGCAGCAAGGCCGGGGAGGAGACCGGACCCCATGGCGCGGACGCCGCCGCGACGGCCGCGCGCAATCTGGAGACCGCCCGCGGCGCCGCCCGCGCCATGGTCGGACAGCTCGCCGTGCTGCACGCACCGGAGGATCTCGCCGTCGTGGTCGTCGCCGACGGCGGCGCGATCCCGGACTGGGAGTGGGTGAAGTGGCTGCCGCACGCCCAGCACCCGTCCGACACCGACGGCGCGGGCACCTCCCGCCTCGTCGCCGAGGCCGTCTCCGAGCTGGAGCCGCTGCTGGGCGAGGAGTTCGGCGGGCGCCCGGCGTTCGAGCCGGGCGCCGAACCGAGCCGCGACGAGCCGTACACCGTCATCGTCCTGGACACCGCCGCCGTCCCCGCCGGCGCGCGGATAGCCGGGCCCGGCTACCGCAACGCCCTGGTCCTCGACGTACGCGGGGCCCTCGACGGGGCCTCCGCGCGCGGCACACTACGCTTCCGCGTCACCCCCGACGAACTCTCGATGGTCACCACCGACCCGGACGGCAAGACCGCTGAGACGCCCGTGGGCCGCCCCGAGACCCTCGGCCCGCGTGCCGCGCGCGCACTGGCCGCGGCCGTGGCCCCGTACCGGCTGGGCGCCACCGCCCGCTCCGAGCAGCCGCTCCAGGAGGACATGGAGCTGACCGGTCTGCTCGGCATCCACGATCTGCACTCCGCCGACCTCACCCGGCTGCACGAACGGCGTGCGTCCGGCGACCGGCTGCGCGTCCCCGTCGGTCTCGCCGCCGACGGCAGCCAAGTGGTCCTGGACATCAAGGAGTCGGCGCAGGGCGGCATGGGCCCGCACGGGATGCTCATCGGCGCCACCGGATCGGGCAAGTCGGAGCTGCTGCGCACCCTGGTGCTCGGCCTCGCGCTCACCCACTCGTCCGAGACGCTCAACTTCGTACTCGTCGACTTCAAGGGCGGCGCGACCTTCCTCGGTCTCGACCGGCTGCCGCACACCTCCGCCGTCATCACCAACCTCGCCGACGAGGTAGCACTCGTGGACCGTATGCGGGACGCCCTGCACGGTGAACTGATGCGCCGCCAGGAACTCCTGCGCAGGGCGGGCAACTACGCCTCGCTCCTTGAGTACGAGAAGGCCCGCGAAGGCGGCGCCGATCTCGCGCCGCTGCCCACGCTCTTCGTCGTCGTCGACGAGTTCAGTGAACTCCTCGCCGCCCACCGGGACTTCCTCGACCTGTTCGTCATGATCGGACGGCTCGGCCGTAGCCTCGGGGTGCATCTGCTGCTGGCATCGCAGCGCCTGGACGAGGGCCGCATCCACCAGCTGGAGTCCCATCTCTCCTACCGGGTGGGGCTGCGGACCTTCTCCGCGATGGAGAGCCGCGGCGTGCTCGGCGTCCCGGACGCCTACGAGCTGCCGCCGCAGCCGGGCAGCGGCCTGCTGAAGAACGACGTCGGCACGCTCACCCGGTTCAAGGCCGCCTTCGTCTCCGGGCCCTACCGGGTCGTCCGCCCCGCGGTACGCCAGGCGGTCGTCGCCGGACAGGTCGTGCCGTTCCAGGCCGGCTGGGTTCCGCCGAGGCAACTGCCGAAGAGTGAAGTCGAGCCGGAAGGCGCGCCCGCCGAGACGGCTCCGGCCGACGAGGCCACCGCCAGTCTGCTCACCATCGCCGTCGAGCGCCTGGAGGACTCGGGCCCGCACGCCCACCAGGTGTGGCTGCCCCCGCTCGCCGAACCGCCCACGCTCGATCTGCTGCTGCCCCCGCCCGGATCGCCCGAAGCGCGCCGCCCGCTCACCGTGCCGGTCGGCATCGTGGACCGGCCGTTCGACCAGCGGCGCGACGAGCTGACCGCGGATCTCTCCGGTGCGGGCGGGCACGTCGGCATCGCGGGTGGCCCGCAGAGCGGCAAGAGCACCCTCGTCCGTACGCTCATCACCGCCGTCGCCCGCACCCACACCCCGCGCGAGGTGCAGTTCTACTGCCTCGACCTGGGAGGCGGCGGGCTCTCCGCGCTCTCCGGACTCCCGCACGTCGGCGGTGTCACCGGCCGTCTCGACCCGGAGCGGCTGCTCCGCACCGTCGCCGAGATCACCGCGCTGATCGCTCGCCGTGAGCGGCAGTTCGCCGATCACGGCCTGGCCTCCATGGCCGACTTCCGGCGCAAGCGTGCGGCCGGTGAGTTCGCCGACGACGCCTACGGTGACGTCTTCCTCGTCGTCGACGGCTGGAGCACGATCCGCCAGGACTTCATGGACCTGGTGCCGACCTTCACCCTCATCGCGTCCCGCGGGCTCAACTTCGGCGTCCACCTGATCATCGCCGCCACCCGCTGGGGCGAGATCGGCAGCGCCCTGCGCGACCAGCTCGGCACCCGCTTCGAACTGCGGCTCGGTGACCCGGTCGACTCCGCGATCAACATGCGGGCCGCCGCGACCGTGCCGAAGATCCCCGGCCGGGGGCTCACCGACGAGCGGCTGCACTTCCTGGCCGCGCTGCCCCGTATCGACGGAGAACCCTCGGTCGACACCCTCTCGGACGGCGTGGACGCCCTGGTCCGCGAGACGGCCGCCGCTTGGGACGGGCCCAAGGCACCGCCCGTACGGATGCTGCCGCTCACCCTGCCCGCGTCCGAACTGCCCGAACCGGACGGTGACCTGCGCGTCCCGATCGGCCTCCGGGACGTCCAACTGGACACCTTCCGCCACGACTTCGAGGAGAACCCGCACCTGGTCGTGGTCGGCGACGCCGAGTCCGGCAAGACCAACCTGCTCGCCATGGTCTGCGAAGCCGTCACCCGGCGGTACGGCCCCGGCGAGGCCCGGGTCATGGTCACCGACTACCGCCGCCGCCTGGCCGGAGCCGTACCGGAGCCCTACCGCCTCGGGTACGCCGTCGGCCCGGCCCAGCTCCAGGAGATGGTCAGCGGCTCCGCCCGCGCCATGGCCGACCGGGTGCCGGGCCCGGACATCGCACCGGAGCGGCTGGCGAAGCGCGACTGGTGGAAGGGCCCGCGGCTGTTCGTCGTCATCGACGACTACGAGCTGATCGGCAGCGGTGGACCCGACCCGTTCGCCCCGCTGCTGCCGTATCTGGCGCAGGGCACCGAGGTCGGGCTGCACGTCATCGTGGCCCGCAGCGCCAACGGCGCGTCCCGCTCGATGATGACCGACCAGCTGCTGCGCCGCCTCGTCGAGGCCAACACGCCGGTGCTCCAGCTGTCCTGCCCGCCCACCGAGGGGCAGATCATCACCGGCACCAAGCCGAGGCTGCTCCCGCCCGGCCGGGGTCTGTACATCACGCGCCGCAGCACGGTGCAGGTACAGACGGCGCTGCGCGACGAGCGGGCGGAGCGGGAAGCGGGGGAGTAG
- a CDS encoding dihydrofolate reductase family protein, protein MTAAYTFDVFSTLDGFGTASSGWSGYWGKQGPELLAHRLALYAEEQRMVLGANTYRAFAQLLAASSEESDVRDPWVTRMRSLPATVVSSTLEGPLDWPDATVVAGDAVDVVARLKEESGVPLRSHGSLSMNRALMAAGLVDRVQVTLFPVVTGRTGENPIFRGAADFDLELIESRTLDSHIQELTYRPTLHV, encoded by the coding sequence ATGACCGCTGCCTACACCTTCGACGTCTTTTCCACCCTCGACGGCTTCGGCACCGCGAGCAGCGGGTGGAGCGGCTACTGGGGCAAGCAGGGCCCCGAGCTTCTGGCCCATCGCCTCGCCCTGTACGCCGAGGAGCAGCGGATGGTCCTCGGGGCCAACACCTACCGGGCGTTCGCACAGCTGCTGGCCGCGAGCAGCGAGGAGTCGGACGTACGTGACCCCTGGGTGACACGGATGAGGAGCCTGCCCGCAACGGTGGTGTCGAGCACTCTGGAAGGCCCCCTCGACTGGCCGGACGCGACCGTCGTGGCCGGAGACGCCGTCGACGTCGTCGCCCGGCTCAAGGAGGAGTCCGGGGTGCCGCTGCGCTCGCACGGCAGCCTGTCGATGAACCGGGCGCTGATGGCCGCCGGTCTGGTCGACCGCGTACAGGTGACGCTCTTCCCTGTGGTCACCGGACGCACCGGAGAGAACCCGATCTTCCGGGGTGCGGCCGACTTCGACCTGGAACTGATCGAGTCCCGAACGCTCGACAGCCATATCCAGGAACTCACCTACCGCCCCACCCTGCATGTCTGA
- a CDS encoding TetR/AcrR family transcriptional regulator has translation MTARDAGRPLRADAQRNRDKILATAVRVFTEEGLDAHLERIAREAGVGTGTLYRNFPTREVLIEAAYRNEVARLCDAVPELLATMPPHEALRAWTGRFIDYVTAKLGMAEALRAVVASGGDPYGHSRDMIQAAITTLMEAGTAAGALRSDIRPTDMFAALAGIAVTSAKPEQRDQAERLLDLILDGLKPPQHPES, from the coding sequence TTGACGGCACGGGATGCGGGACGGCCGCTGAGGGCTGACGCACAGCGCAACCGGGACAAGATCCTGGCCACCGCGGTGCGGGTGTTCACCGAAGAGGGACTGGACGCCCACCTCGAACGGATCGCCAGGGAGGCGGGCGTGGGGACCGGCACGCTCTACCGCAACTTCCCGACCCGGGAGGTCCTGATCGAGGCGGCCTACCGCAACGAAGTGGCGCGGCTGTGCGACGCCGTCCCCGAGCTCTTGGCGACGATGCCGCCACATGAGGCCCTGCGCGCCTGGACAGGTCGTTTCATCGACTACGTCACCGCCAAACTCGGCATGGCCGAAGCCCTGCGCGCCGTCGTCGCCTCGGGAGGCGACCCGTACGGCCACAGCCGCGACATGATCCAGGCCGCCATCACGACCCTCATGGAAGCCGGTACCGCCGCCGGCGCCCTGCGCTCCGACATCCGCCCGACCGACATGTTCGCCGCCCTCGCCGGCATCGCCGTCACTTCGGCGAAACCCGAGCAACGGGACCAGGCCGAACGTCTCCTCGACCTCATCCTGGACGGGCTGAAACCGCCACAGCACCCCGAAAGCTGA
- a CDS encoding SDR family oxidoreductase, translating into MSGIEGKVVVITGASSGIGEATALLLAERGAKVVLGARRPERLEALAARIEQAGGQAAHARTDVKRREDLTGLVALARDRYGKVDVLVSNAGVGRISPLDELRVEDWEEMIDVNLKGVLYGIAAALPVFREQGFGHFVNTVSTAGLRIVPLQSVYAGTKNAVRTISEGLRQEAGGSLRVTVVSPGFTRTEFSDSMAPEMRAETLARMGDIAIPPDAIARAIAFAIEQPDSVDVGDIVVRPTAQS; encoded by the coding sequence ATGTCGGGAATCGAAGGCAAGGTCGTTGTGATCACGGGCGCCAGCAGCGGGATCGGCGAGGCGACCGCGCTGCTGCTGGCCGAGCGGGGGGCGAAAGTGGTGCTCGGCGCACGTCGGCCGGAGCGTCTTGAGGCGCTGGCCGCCCGCATCGAGCAGGCCGGCGGCCAGGCCGCGCACGCACGCACGGACGTGAAGCGCCGGGAGGACCTGACCGGTCTGGTCGCGCTGGCCCGTGACCGCTACGGCAAGGTCGATGTCCTCGTCAGCAATGCCGGGGTCGGCCGGATCTCCCCGCTGGACGAACTGCGCGTCGAGGACTGGGAGGAGATGATCGACGTCAACCTCAAGGGGGTCCTGTACGGGATCGCCGCAGCGCTGCCTGTCTTCCGGGAGCAGGGCTTCGGGCACTTCGTGAACACGGTCTCCACCGCCGGGCTGCGCATCGTGCCGCTCCAGTCGGTGTACGCCGGCACCAAGAACGCCGTACGCACCATCTCCGAGGGGCTGCGCCAGGAGGCCGGGGGCAGTCTGCGCGTCACCGTTGTCTCGCCCGGGTTCACGCGCACGGAGTTCTCGGATTCCATGGCTCCGGAGATGAGGGCCGAAACCCTGGCCCGTATGGGCGACATCGCCATCCCGCCGGACGCCATCGCCCGCGCGATCGCCTTCGCCATCGAGCAGCCGGACAGTGTCGACGTGGGCGACATCGTCGTCCGCCCCACGGCGCAGAGCTAG
- a CDS encoding DUF3592 domain-containing protein, whose product MGPEQGSISVMAFGLLFGAVGGASLFKARWLRRHGARAYGTVIRLARTSGEGGSSYHPVVQYQTANGQVMEVRSSQGKSRRSSLRAGSPVTVHYDPAKPQRMAIDGHSGGGGMVVFCVFGAVIFLIGARVLLSTVA is encoded by the coding sequence ATGGGTCCAGAACAGGGGTCGATATCCGTCATGGCGTTCGGCTTGCTCTTCGGGGCCGTGGGCGGCGCGAGCCTGTTCAAGGCGCGTTGGCTGCGACGCCACGGGGCGCGGGCGTACGGCACCGTCATCCGGCTGGCCAGGACCTCCGGTGAAGGCGGGTCGAGCTACCACCCGGTGGTGCAGTATCAGACCGCCAACGGCCAGGTGATGGAGGTCAGGTCCTCGCAAGGGAAAAGCCGGCGGAGCAGCCTTCGAGCCGGCTCGCCTGTCACCGTCCACTACGACCCGGCCAAGCCGCAGCGGATGGCCATCGACGGCCACTCCGGCGGCGGTGGCATGGTCGTCTTCTGTGTCTTCGGAGCCGTGATCTTCCTGATTGGCGCGCGGGTGCTGTTGTCGACGGTGGCGTGA